From Triticum aestivum cultivar Chinese Spring chromosome 7B, IWGSC CS RefSeq v2.1, whole genome shotgun sequence:
ccggagtcggtcctcttcttcgccattggcgtacttggtggctatttccatcatccgactcagggtcatgtctccggttcgaccaaactttaggctcaactctctgttcttgacgccctctttgaaggcgcagaccgcttgatggtccgacacattctctacagtgtgatgcaaagtgatccacctctggatgtaatccctcagtgtttcactcgacttttgtacacaaacttgtagctcagtcagtccagcaggtcgcttgcaagttccctcaaacgtcctgacgaacactcgagaaaatcttcccaggtgtaaatgctgctgggagctaactgattcaaccatgccttGGCTGAACCTCCTAGCATAAatggcaaatgtttcatggccacttcatcattaccgccaccaatctgaacagccactcggtagtcttcgagccaagtttcaggcttagactctccggtgaacttattcaccccagttgccaacctgaagttggggggtatcactgcggttctgatcgctctgctaaaacattctggacctgaaacgtggactcggctgcttgtgggcatatctctgtcatgaccacctctatgagctctgtttcggtcgaccaaaccttgcacgatgacggatctcgcgtcaaagcctggctctctaggGTCGATTGGAGCTCTCCGCCCGACACTAAGCTGGggtctgtcatcttgctgtcgatgggcgttagacccacttctcggaggaggagtgggcactcgacgccggcCATCgcgatcaaatcggtcatcatagtggtcccgccggccttcacgtcccatgcgcctcggaggcgactttggactgtgagccgactgaaccgttttcgcagcgacagatcgactgtgaatcctgttacgtgactgcgacacagctgaattctgatctcctgccgcccggagcaaatctctgatctgcatcaggcctcttccagcctctgactgagagggctgaatcgactccgctatgcgggttgcagctgccaaattctgaattggggttcgatatacctgagttggttgcggaaagagctgacgtcaaTTGGAGTTAGTCGCTCgctgacgcgcacgctcgtcgagtgctcgctgaaggttctccaatcgagtgcgttcagccaggttggctaaacgcgcctcttccagggcgCGAGCCTCGGgtgtttctcctgcaatgggagtatgcagagcatccatgttccggcggtgaagttcttccctctgctgggaagtgagcggctcgggttggtactcttcatgggcttgagcagggtcgtcctcgtcgtccaccccgtcgccgcgggggaaaccgggaggactacgaggcccgttgaccatcaggacttccgccgccggatcactgctatcgcactcggatgcagtctctacggaaccagtcgaacatgccgtagagagattcgtcgggctcgatcgccgcgacttgggtggtggccgattggcgagccactgcgtgtctcacccatcgctggagcctcgaccgaccggagcgcttgcgctggcgggagacagggagggaggatggcgcaggagtcgaccggtacggggtcgacggttgtcgtagcaagacgccgcggacacacgcccgaaagtgcgtcgccccgcggacgaggagcgcgtcgatgtcgagtggtgcctcctggagccaagcggagtcgtcggcgatgaaagtgagcgcaccgagacggatctcgtggccctcgacctgagctccaccggaaaccatgatgaaggcgatcagacaaattgcaacttctccaaaaaagtcgctaagacacctgccccacggtgggcgccaactgtcgtggttctaagtcatATAGTAGAATGTGGGGTAAGTATGagaaggcaaggtcctagctatggagtagttgtacacacgagtgtttagcgagttcaggcccttctctgatgaagtaacaaccctacgtctcggagcccggaggcggtcgactgatctatgtgtatatgagttacaggggtgcgaacccttctaccagtgggggggtggcttatatagaggacgccaggaccccagccagcccacgtagaggagggttaaagtacattaaggctgggcgttactggtaacgccacacataaagtgtcatcatgaccattaagactattcaattacagaccgtttggatgcagagtagatcctgaacttctgatggtcgagtgcatcttcatggtcgagtgtcttctagccagtcgagtggagtctcccttggtcgagtggaacttctcttggtcgactggaaggtagcttcgtatgatgatgtccttgggcatggtatcctagataggtccatgaccctaccctaggtacataacctcatcagcGGCGGCGGCGTACCTAGGAAGAGGAGACCTACATCGTCGTGCCTCCTTCTCGTGTACTTTTTTTTATTAGGCGTCCTTCTCTCGTACTCTTTTTCTCCACATCGTGTCAATTCGCTCGGTGCAGGTCTGTAAGGAGGTTGCTagaggcccattaggcccaatttaTCCGGAGCGCCCAAAAAAGCGACGGGAGCAGCGGCCCAGGATCGTTAGAGATCGTTATTAGCGAACATAACCGGATTAGGAGCGATTCACAGGTCATCCAACAGCCAAAAACACTTCAAACTGACGATCGGACGGTCGGGAGCGCTGATGCCTGAGAGGGCTGAAAAAGTCCTCAGTTTTAATATATCtaaatgtagacaaagtaaacccaagcaatatgaataaCCCTCGTCGTTTATCtttaatgacaacaatacaaatacgtgtctcgctaccctttctgtcactggatgaggataccgcaagattgaacccattacaaaacacctatcccactaaagataaatcaatctgttagccaaaccaaacggatagatcggagagaaatacacaactataacaatcatgcataataaagtttagaaaagactcaattaatTCGCAATCGTAAAAATCGGCAAAGCTAGTTGGAGCGCTCGCTTTGCCCATCTCATGTTCGCAATCGCATAAATCAGCAAAGCGGAGTGCTCGCTTTGCCCGTCTCATGTTCGCAATCGTAAAAATTGGCGAATCTAGATCGAGTGCTCGCTTTGCCCATCTCATGTTCACAATCGTAAAACTCGGCAAAGCCAGATGGTGTGCTCCATTTGTGTGTTTCATGTTCGCAATCGTAAAAACCGGTAAAGCGAACTGGAGCGCTCGCTTAGAGCGTTTGATATGTAGGCCAGCCCAGCCAAGGGACTTCTGTGCGAAGCGCCCGCACTTTGATGCTTAACGTGTTACATAGGACACTCCTTTTTTTTTGAGAATAACATTAGACCTCTCCTGTGGATGGGCTCCTAGTTTGTGCAAGACATTGGGATTGGGCTGACCCAGTATAATCAAACTACAAACACATCTCAATGGGTGCTGGTGTGGCAAGAATACCCCTAAAAAGACCCTAAAAAAGATGAACACATACACAGAGTACGCTAAATAAGAAGATAAATACACAGAGAGGCGAAGCCCTTCCGAAACAATCTACGGGTTCATTCCATCTCCTAGCTGGCATGGCACTTAGCGGACCAAATTCTTTGCCCTAAAAAAATAGAGCAAGTTCTCGGTGTTACGAGGAGCAATGCTACATTCACGGGGGCTTTACGGGGGTTACGCTGACGTGGGTTGCGCTAATTGGGCATTAGGTGATGCGGGCCCATCCTAAAAATCAGGGGGTGAAATTAGTGAGGGAGGAAAGGAAAGTCTGTTGATTAAGTAAAATAGTGTAGCATTTTTGGTGTTACGAGTGCCACCTTTTTGTTGAGAATCTGTTACGAGTAACGCCGTGACAGTGTGACACACTGACGCCATCGGAAAAGGACAGAAGCAGAGAGGCAGCTGCATCCAGCTCAGCCTCGTGCACCAGCTGCACGGGCCTTCTCTTTTAACGGGAGAAAATGTATCGGCCCACTTGATCCCTTCTGGACGGGTGACGTGGACGTGGATGCTCTGGGCCCCCGGCCGGAAGTCAACTGACGTGAACGGCAGCACTACCTTTGCCTTTGCCTCGATGATGTTGCTTCTACTCCAATCCTGGAGCGTGCAGTTTTTTAAGCCGATGTGAACGGGACAATTTGACACGATCGGGCAATAGTAGGTGGCTGATTTTTATTTTCGTCTTGTTTCGAACGAACGCATTCTTTATCGTCCACATGACAAGCGGAGCTGTCATATCCCCACGAACACCAGGCGCAGTTGACATTCGGCACCGGTGTATGATGTAGCCAAAGATTTGCTGCCTCAACCAGCGATTTTTGGTTTCAAACAAAGGGGAAAAGGGTACCTGCAATTGCTTGTAACCCATTTTTTTGCAATCTTTTGACCCATAAACTAACTAAATAGGCGCTACACCTGAACCCAGCAACCACATTCTGAGTGTTTTATTGAGATTAGCCCGATTTTGATCATGTGAAGCCCCTCCATAAGTGCACTGCTTCCTCTGAATTTTTGTGCACCCAGACTGTTTTATATCCATGGCTGTCGCTCCGGATTTATTTAAAAACATCATGCCTTACACCATGTGATTTGACTCTGACCTAGTCTCTCCCTATCATTCATCCGTTAGACGGCATCAGAGGGTCGACTATATCACACAAAAGTCTGGGATTCTTGACAGTTGACAAGCCATGTGGGTGTATAGTTCAGTACCGGTAAAACCAAACTTGGTATAGCACCGGGAGCCCAACCTTTTACTGTTAGTAGAACCCAGCCTAGCAAAACCTATACGAGAACACATGAAAGACAAGCTTTGTTAGATATACAGGCAATCGGAGACCAAATGAAAGCAACACGACACTGGCCAGCCACAGCCACAGCCACAGGAGGCTTGCCATATGCCCAGCCCCTGCTCGAGCTGACGCTGCAGCTAAACGGGACCATCCATCTCGGCCAATTACGCAGAAGCACAGAGATTTCTTGTAATCTAAGTAGCTTAAGCCAATATTGTAGGCGACCTCACCGCCTCCATTTTCTACCCCGCAGTGAAACCTGAGGTCAAGCAGCAGCTGACTACCACCATCAATCCATCATCATAGGATAATAATACTTTTTTTAAACCACAAGTTAAGATAATAATACTGGTCTGACAAGTCACAGCCCCCACGCTGAAGCCGAAGCCGAAGCTAGCACGGACAAAACAGGCGTAGCTGGGCTTTGTTTTCTGGCTGGCAGTAAACAACTCCAGTCCAGTCCAGTCCAGCCCCCGAGATTCCGAGCGCCAGCCCACGCAACACCGACGACGTGCGCCCCTCCTCGCGCGTTTCCACTCTGTCTCCGCGCCGTCGCCACCCCCAACCCCCCGACCCCAGCCCGCCCGTCCAACCCCCGGTAACCCCGCACCCGCCGACACGCGGGCCCCGCCGGCCGCGCGGCTCACATGCGTGCGCGTCCCCCGTACAAAACGAGCCAGCCACTGCCGCTGCCGCTCGGGAGAGAAAAATATCTTTTTTTACGGGGCCGCGGGGTGCGTTTCCCCCGTCTCGAGGTATAAATCCGTCAATCGGCTGCTGCTCCTTTTCCACTTCGATtcgccgtctcctcctcctccccccttcccctccgTCTCGCTCCTCGCCCTTATCCCCGTCCCTTTCCCCTTCCTCCCACCCGCAGCCGACGAAACTTTCCCCACGCCCCTCGGCGGATCGGACCGCCGCGCTCCATCCATGTCGGTAAGCGGTGATGCTCCCCCCGCGCTCCATGCTGTCTTTTTTTTTCCGCCGGTTTCCAGCGCTGTTTCCTGCCTAGATCGAGGCCGGCGAAACGTCGCCTTCTGTAGTTTTTCATCGGTTACTATTGGTTTGCTGATTGGGAGAATCGGTGTGGAGCACGGGGGGATGGGAACCAGATGCTCGGCAGAAGGATGATCCTGGGCTGGCTTGGAACCTTAGGCGTAGAGAGGAAATTCGTTCCGACTTTTTCCTCAAACCGAATTACTGAGCGTTGGTTTTATATTCAATTTATTTATGTGTATGTATTGATGAAGGCTCTAGAAGGGTCGCCCCCAGCCAAAACGTTAGTGATTAGTTAGTTAATCGATCATTTCGgcaaccatttggagactcctgTTTGATTGAACACGCAACATTTCTGTGGACCTACCTACCTATGCATAGTTATTCGGCTTTTGTGCTAGTCACGGGCGAACCGGGATGTAGAGTTTCGTAATCTTGGATGGCTGTGACTTGTAAGGGGTAAGGTCCATTTCTTTTGGTAGGTTGGTCAATATCTAGGCACATCTAGGATGCTGTGGACTTGTAAGTATGGAGGTTCATTTTGTTTCCTGGGTTGGTCAATATCCAGGCATTCATGGGGTCTAGCTGATCAAACATTTTTAGACACACAAAGTTTCTAAAGCAAAAGCATGACCATTTAATGACTCTGCTTTGGTGCATCGATTGTTTGTTCGGTGGCTATTGAAGTTTCGTGCTAGTCAATATAACTGAAAATTGTTAGCACCGGTATGCAAAAATGTATGCTTATCACAAATAAGTAAATGAAAGTTTGCTAGCGGCATGATACCAGGTGAGAATGGGTATCATTATGTGATTACAGATTTACCCTAGATACTGTAATATAGACCAGAGCTGAAATTTATGCATCGCTGAACACATGAGGTGTGTTGACTGCATCATGGAATATCAGATTATGTGTAAGGGCAGCACTTTTAGGCTCCTGTTTTCTTCTTAGGAGGCTAACTGTTACGGTTTGGGTTCTGAATATACTTGTATTTATAGCAAAATCTCCTCCTGGTGCATCCAGCAATCAGCTACGTTTATCATTTATCAAACATATCTAGACTATGATCCCTGCTCCTGTCCCGTAGGGTTTTAAGTGAAATGTGCCAATACGTTTCAGCGCAGATGATGCATGCCTGCGGAAATTAACTTGTCATGCCCTGATTAAGTGGTCAGTAAATGAATGAAATTCTAATTGTAATGCTGGACCATGTTACAGTACCAATCATTTCCTAATTCCTATTGTTAGCCAAGTGTTTATAGGTGTCATCTTCACAGGTTGCCAGTGTGATTGTGTAGTACCAGTTTCTTCTTGAAAACTATCCCACATCATTCACCATTTTTTATTGCACTTCAGTCAAGGGAAAAGAACTTCTAGTCATGCAAGTTCATGTTTTGTGGGCTGAATTCATGATTTCTTATTTATTCCTCCATTTTTTGTGGGTACTTCACTAAGTTTATGCCAGTTTTTCCATGGAAGACGCCTAGGGTTTTGGCAAAAGAAAGAAAGCTAAGAGAGCAATCATATACTTCCTCTTTCTTATGTGTTGCTTCTTTAGTTCTTTCTGACTGAGCTATTGCATTCCATGGCTGCCTCACAAAGCCTGTGTTTTCTGCTCACTCTAGCACAGTACTCAGCAGCTTGATCTCTTCTTTTCATGTAGGGTGAACAGTTCAATTGATATTTGTTAGAAATGCTCGTGCACTATTTTAACAGTAGGATTTCATTTGGTTTATTATTGCGTTATTTCCTTTGACATGGACAACGGTTCTTTTTTAGGAGGAATCTGGTCGCCCTTTGCCCAAGTTTGGCGAATGGGACGTCAACGACCCAGCTTCTGCTGATGGGTTCACTGTTATATTCAACAAAGCCAGGGATGAGAAAAAGGCTGGGAATGGACAAGATACCGAATCCCCTTGCAAAGATGCCAGGACTGAGAGGGTGGAATCTTATGCCACCAAGGCAAATTCAGTATGTCCCTTCATGCTTCCCGAACAATGTTTTATGTCTGTTTCACCACATGGAAATATAGCGCTAGTTCTTATCTGTTATGATCATTGCATTTGTTATTTTCCATTAATCTTGTTATTCCATTGCGCAGAAGAAGTGGTTTTGCTGCGTGACACCAAGTCCTACACAATCTTGAGGAGGACAAGCGTCGCCCGAAGAAAAAATGGTTGCGAAAGTATGGTCGTTTAATTTTGCTATATACATACTATCCATAAGACCTTGTAAGAGGTACCCAGCCCCCCTGGGCATATCGCGATGGGTATCTCGTAAAACTCTGAAGTGTGTATGTATGGTGTGAGGGTTGTCAGACACTCATTTGGATAAGTGAACTTCTGATTGTAATTCTGGTCTCCTTGTCGGTCTCCTTTTGTGTAGTAGTAGTGGTGAAGTTGATATGTGATTTGAGTCTCGCCTATTGCCAGAACTGCATACATCCAAAATTCCAATCCCCACCTGTGATTTGGCCCATTATGTTTTCTGTCCGTGCTGACCTAACTATTCGCTGCTCTATTTGGACCTATGTGCAGCTTGGTTTGAGGCCCTGGCTGCCGATGCTTTGGCATCGCCGGCAGCCAATTAATTGGCTGTCACTTGGTTGGCTGCCAATATCCATGTGCCAACATTTGGAAAGTAACCAGGGATACCAATTGGTTTGAGACCAAATAGCTACCTTGTCTTTGTCTGTGATAAAAAATGGTCTTTGCTTATCAGGGCCATGGCACATACCAAACCGTGGACATCATCTGCAGCATTATGCCATTATATAGTCCACAAATGATAAACAGCCCATTCCATCAAAGTAATCTATTAACAAAAAAATTCATTGCAGATAAATTAAGAGTCAGCTACACAACTAAAAGTAACTCAAGAGAATTCATTAGTCCACAGTTGCATGAACCGCAAGCTAGATCATAGCACCATGCACAGAAGCTTGAACATATTTTGGCAGTCTGCTGGAGCTTAGATTATGACCCCGATAAATTCCGAATGTTCAGAATTTGACAATGGCAAATTGAACGTTTTCGATGGCAATTTTAGTGACGCGAGTACGGCAagtttagttggcaagcatggcaACTCCTTGCTCAATGTATTTTCTGCCAGAAAATTACCGTGCGTGtcaactaaacttgccatcctcCGTCACTAAAATTACCATAAAAAAACCTTTGATTTGCCATGGTAAAATCCCGAACCATACGGGATATATCATTTCCATAGATTATACTCCTAGATTAATAGTACATCAACAAAACCTTGAAAGTTGAAACCCTGAAGCGCAGTAGATTTCTTTTAGACGCGTCCTTCAGAGTAAAAAGTGTTCAAAGACCCGAGTGTTAAGTGTCCTCACTTGCAGCAAGCTACAAAGAAAAGAGTATCTTGTTCCGGCTTAGCAATGCAGCCAGCTAACTCAAGCATGCTACTTGCTGTCAAGGTCAGAGACTCAACCCAGATCCTATTTGGCGCCTCAAGCACCAGATATAGGCAATTTCGCTACCTGGCGCACACCCTCCCAACACTACGTGACAAATAGGCCGGGCCATGTTGATTATTTCCCACAGTTTTCTGCTGGTTTCTCTGGGTTTTTTTTCTTACAGTTTTTCCTGGCATGGGTTTTactctcaacatagccggtcccaagcccgggtaaaggaggagggttgtgataggcttggcgagccaacgtaaaaactcagccactcttatgaagatgaaacccaaaagattttcgttcgggcgtaaccctctcagcgacgcgccacatcggaacccgggtgtggtggaaaatgggcaagggccgggccgtcaccccccaagtggcgcgccgtatcttgatccggatacggtggcaagtgagcgaggatcgggtcgtcgcatccttagtggcgcgctacatcggcgcccggatgtagtggaaaatgagcaagggtcttcgcatttgactcgacgagtgcgaagggtaaggaagctagccgagcctaggaggattcgcttaggtagctggaacgtagggtctctgacagggaagcttcgggagctagttgatgcagcagtgaggagaggtgttgatatcctttgcgtccaagaaaccaaatggagaggacagaaggcgaaggaggtggaggatgttggaaatatgccctagaggcaataataaattgattattattatatttccttgttcatgataatcgttcattatccatgctagaattgtattgataggaaactcagatacatgtgtggatacatagacaacaccatgtccctagtaagcctctagttgactagctcgttgatcaatagatggttacggtttcctggccatggacattggatgtcgttgataacgggatcacatcattaggagaatgatgtgatggacaagacccaatcctaagcctagcacaagatcatgtagttcgtatgctaaagcttttctaatgtcaagtatcatttccttagaccatgagattgtgcaactcccggataccgtaggagtgctttgggtgtgccaaacgtcacaacgtaactgggtggctataaaggtacactacgggtatctctgaaagtgtctgttgggttggcacgaatcgagattgggatttgtcactccgtgtaaatggagaggtatctctgggcccactcggtaggacatcatcataatgtgcacaatgtgaccaaggggttgatcacgggatgatgtgttacggaacgagtaaagagacttgccggtaacgagattgaacaaggtatcggtataccgacgatcgaatctcgggcaagtaccataccgctagacaaagggaattgtatacaggattgattgagtccttgacatcgtggttcatccgatgagatcatcgtggaacatgtgggagccaacatgggtatccagatcccgctgttggttattgaccggagaacatctcggtcatgactacatgtctcccgaacccgtagggtctacacacttaaggttcgatgacgctagggttataaaggaagtttgtatgtggttaccgaatgttgttcggagtcccggatgagatcccggacgtcacgaggagttccggaatggtccggaggtaaagatttatatataggaagtcctgtttcggccatcgggacaagtttcggggtcatcggtattgtaccgggaccaccggaagggtcccgggggcccaccgggtggggccacctgccccggggggccacatgggctgtagggggtgcgccttggcctacatgggccaagggcaccagcccctagtggcccatgcgccaagatataggaaaaaggggagagtcctaaagggggaaggcacctccgaggtgccttggggaggatggactcctccccccctcttagccgcaccctttccttggaggaaggggcaaggctgcgcctcccccctctcccctgcccctatatatagtggaggggagggagggcatccatacgtgagcccttggcgcctccctccctcccgtgacacctcctcctctcccgtaggggcttagcgaagccctgcagtattgccacgctcctccatcaccaccacgccgttgtgctgctgctggatggagtcttcctcaacctctccctctctccttgctggatcaaggcgtgggagacatcgtcgagctgtacgtgtgttgaacgcggaggtgccgtccgttcggcactaggatcatcggtgatctgaatcacgacgagtatgactccatcaacctcgttcacttgaacgcttccgcttagcgatctacaagggtatgtagatgcactcccctttctactcgttgctggtctctccatagatagatcttggtgttacgtaggaaattttttgaatttctgctacgttccccaacagtggcatcatgagctaggtctattgcgtagattctttgcacgagtagaacacaaagtagttgtgggcgtcgatattgttcaatatgcttgccgttactagtcttatcttgattcggcggcatcgtgggatgaagcggcccggaccaaccttacacgtacgcttacgtgagaccggttccaccgacaaacatgcactagttgcataaggtggctggcgggtgtttgtctctcccactttagtcggatcggattcgatgaaaagggtccttatgaagggtaaatagcaattggcatatcacgttgtggttcatgcgtaggtaagaaacgttcttgctagaaacccatagcagccacgtaaaacatgcaaacaacaattagaggacgtctaacttgtttttgcagggtatgctatgtgatgtgatatggccaaaaaggatgtgatgaatgatatatgtgatgtatgagattgatcatgttcttgtaataggaatcacgacttgcatgtcgatgagtatgacaaccggcaggagccataagagttgtctttatttatttgtgacctgcgtgtcaacttaaacgtcatgtaattactttactttattgctaaccgttagccatagtagtagaagtaatagttggcgaggcaacttcatgaagacacgatgatggagattatgatgatggagatcatggtgtcatgccggtgacgatgatgatcatggagccccgaagatggagatcaaaaggagcaaagtgatgatggccatatcatgtcactatttgattgcatgtgatgtttatcatgtttatacatcttatttgcttagaacgacggtagtaaataagatgatcccttacaacaatttcaagaagtgttctc
This genomic window contains:
- the LOC123157785 gene encoding uncharacterized protein, with product MEDVVTSQPVNNSSPVQSSPRDSERQPTQHRRRAPLLARFHSVSAPSPPPTPRPQPARPTPGNPAPADTRAPPAARLTCVRVPRTKRASHCRCRSGEKNIFFYGAAGCVSPVSRYKSVNRLLLLFHFDSPSPPPPPFPSVSLLALIPVPFPFLPPAADETFPTPLGGSDRRAPSMSEESGRPLPKFGEWDVNDPASADGFTVIFNKARDEKKAGNGQDTESPCKDARTERVESYATKANSKKWFCCVTPSPTQS